Proteins from a single region of Roseburia sp. 831b:
- a CDS encoding bifunctional cobalt-precorrin-7 (C(5))-methyltransferase/cobalt-precorrin-6B (C(15))-methyltransferase, whose translation MKKILIFSGTTEGRRLSEHLAKKQIPHDVSVATEYGELVMKEHPLVTIHRGRLAKEEMAQFLKEHQFEVVVDATHPYATEVTKTIRACVKERKAAGQEIEYLRLERDIAADGTNQTQFYQTIEDCVQALEQVPGHILLTTGSKELAKFCQSERLRKRLYVRVLPGIESLSICMEQGLLPKQILALQGPFSVEMNEALLHQYEITCVVTKQGGATGGFPEKQEAARRANIPLFVIKKETDTQENAPEGLSFSEVCNRIATLTGAKEKESANLEILLAGAGMGTEATMTLETRNAIEQADLLYGASRLIAPYSARLKKEAKYLANDILESLLLASKEYAPLETLKVVILFSGDSGFYSGCKKVYECLSRALEEKKLTGSLRIAPGISSVQMLAAALGTNWNDAGIYSIHGKSDKEGWQEEVLSCLEQQGRLFLLVSGAKDIRRLGELFAAKKERLHIYVGYQLSYPEQNVKELSPEECMQVEKEGLYVVLLERETNSIMQDETSQKAGTIGSVKKSAITPGISDDEFLRAKVPMTKEEVREVSLCKLRLQENSVLYDIGSGTGSIAVEAARLSKHITVYAIEQKEEALELLKQNKEKFGVSNMKIIGGTAPGALELPEQPTHAFIGGSGGHLWEILDCLSKKNPSTRVVLNAVSLETISELPQIKENYAVSGFELVQMQVSRYRSLGAYQMPKAENPILICSFTLHGKKKNGRD comes from the coding sequence ATGAAAAAGATTCTTATTTTTTCAGGAACAACAGAAGGACGAAGATTATCAGAACATTTAGCAAAAAAACAGATACCGCATGATGTCTCCGTTGCAACGGAATATGGGGAGCTTGTCATGAAAGAGCACCCGCTTGTCACCATCCATAGAGGCCGTCTGGCAAAAGAGGAGATGGCGCAATTCTTAAAAGAACACCAGTTCGAAGTTGTAGTGGATGCGACGCACCCATATGCGACGGAGGTAACCAAAACCATCCGCGCCTGTGTAAAAGAGCGTAAAGCGGCAGGACAGGAAATCGAATACCTTCGTTTAGAGCGTGATATTGCAGCAGATGGAACGAATCAGACGCAGTTTTATCAGACGATAGAAGATTGCGTTCAGGCATTAGAACAGGTGCCGGGGCATATTTTGCTTACAACCGGAAGCAAAGAGCTGGCAAAATTCTGTCAGTCAGAACGTCTTAGAAAAAGGCTTTATGTGCGGGTGTTACCGGGTATCGAAAGTCTTTCTATCTGCATGGAGCAAGGACTTTTGCCCAAACAGATTCTGGCATTGCAGGGACCGTTTTCTGTGGAAATGAATGAGGCGTTACTCCATCAATATGAAATTACATGTGTAGTTACAAAACAGGGCGGTGCGACAGGAGGATTCCCGGAAAAGCAGGAGGCTGCAAGGAGAGCCAACATCCCTCTTTTTGTGATAAAAAAGGAGACGGACACACAGGAAAATGCACCAGAGGGGCTTTCGTTTTCTGAGGTTTGTAACAGGATTGCCACATTAACGGGTGCAAAGGAAAAAGAAAGTGCAAATCTTGAAATTTTGCTTGCCGGAGCCGGAATGGGAACGGAGGCAACGATGACGCTTGAGACGAGAAATGCAATCGAACAGGCGGACCTTTTGTACGGAGCAAGCCGCTTGATAGCACCTTATTCTGCCCGCCTGAAAAAAGAGGCAAAATACCTTGCAAATGATATTTTGGAATCCCTTCTTTTGGCGAGTAAGGAGTATGCACCGCTTGAAACGTTAAAAGTTGTGATTCTTTTTTCCGGGGACAGCGGTTTTTACAGTGGTTGTAAGAAAGTCTACGAGTGCCTGTCCCGTGCGCTGGAAGAAAAAAAGCTGACCGGCTCTCTTCGGATTGCACCAGGAATTTCTTCGGTTCAGATGCTGGCTGCCGCGCTTGGCACAAACTGGAATGATGCCGGAATTTACAGCATTCATGGAAAAAGTGACAAAGAAGGCTGGCAGGAGGAGGTGTTGTCTTGTCTTGAGCAGCAGGGACGCCTTTTTCTTCTCGTATCAGGGGCAAAAGATATCAGACGTCTGGGGGAACTTTTTGCGGCAAAGAAAGAAAGACTACATATTTATGTTGGTTACCAGCTGTCTTATCCGGAGCAGAACGTAAAAGAATTGTCACCGGAGGAATGCATGCAGGTGGAAAAGGAAGGGCTTTATGTCGTTCTGCTTGAAAGAGAGACGAATTCCATAATGCAGGATGAAACTTCACAGAAAGCCGGAACGATTGGAAGCGTCAAGAAGAGTGCTATCACGCCAGGCATTTCAGACGATGAGTTCCTTCGCGCAAAGGTTCCGATGACCAAAGAGGAAGTGCGCGAAGTTAGTCTATGCAAACTAAGATTGCAGGAAAATTCTGTGCTTTACGATATCGGCAGCGGCACGGGTTCTATTGCGGTCGAGGCTGCAAGATTATCAAAGCATATTACCGTTTATGCCATTGAACAAAAAGAGGAGGCACTGGAACTTTTAAAGCAGAACAAAGAAAAGTTTGGTGTTTCAAACATGAAAATTATCGGCGGAACGGCACCGGGCGCACTTGAATTGCCAGAGCAGCCGACACATGCATTTATCGGTGGAAGTGGAGGACATCTTTGGGAGATTTTAGATTGTCTTTCGAAAAAGAATCCAAGTACGCGTGTAGTTTTAAATGCAGTAAGTTTGGAAACCATCTCAGAATTGCCACAGATTAAGGAAAATTATGCGGTGAGCGGGTTTGAACTGGTTCAGATGCAGGTAAGCCGTTACCGTAGTCTTGGCGCTTATCAGATGCCAAAAGCAGAAAATCCGATTCTGATTTGTTCTTTTACCTTACACGGCAAGAAAAAGAACGGGAGGGATTAA
- the cobJ gene encoding precorrin-3B C(17)-methyltransferase, whose translation MKNKIWIVGMGPGEEIQMTGYALQVLEQVEVIVGYTVYLDLLGERFQNKTFLSTPMRQEEKRCQMCFEQAMEGKSVAMICSGDAGVYGMASLMYEIGTDYPEIELEVVPGITAANSGAAVLGAPLNHDYCVISLSDLLTPWELIERRLTMAARGDFAIAIYNPSSHKRADYLEKACKILQKEIEPERACGYVENIGRDGERIVTCTLEELEHMQVNMFTTVFIGNSKTRILGGKLVTPRGYRREQ comes from the coding sequence ATGAAGAATAAGATTTGGATTGTTGGAATGGGACCGGGAGAAGAGATACAGATGACGGGATATGCACTGCAGGTATTAGAGCAGGTCGAGGTCATTGTCGGTTATACGGTATATTTAGACTTGCTGGGGGAACGTTTTCAGAATAAAACGTTTCTTTCCACGCCGATGCGCCAGGAAGAAAAAAGGTGCCAGATGTGTTTCGAGCAGGCGATGGAAGGAAAATCCGTCGCTATGATTTGCAGTGGAGATGCCGGGGTTTATGGAATGGCGTCACTGATGTATGAGATTGGCACAGATTATCCAGAAATTGAATTGGAGGTCGTACCTGGAATTACGGCCGCAAACAGCGGAGCAGCAGTGCTTGGCGCACCGTTAAACCATGATTATTGCGTGATTAGTTTAAGTGATTTGCTGACACCGTGGGAACTGATTGAGCGACGCCTCACGATGGCGGCACGTGGAGATTTTGCAATTGCAATCTACAATCCGTCGAGCCACAAAAGAGCAGATTATCTGGAAAAAGCATGTAAGATTTTGCAAAAAGAAATAGAGCCGGAGAGAGCCTGCGGTTATGTGGAAAATATCGGGAGGGATGGGGAACGCATCGTAACCTGTACCTTAGAAGAATTAGAGCATATGCAGGTCAATATGTTTACAACCGTGTTTATCGGAAACTCCAAAACAAGGATTTTAGGTGGAAAACTTGTCACACCGAGAGGATATCGAAGAGAACAATGA
- a CDS encoding cobalt-precorrin 5A hydrolase, which translates to MELCIISFTHKGNELAKSMKTRFIESAMPYEISVFTAKKEVSDAAYVTDLKEWAGECFLARKAILFIGACGIAVRTIAPFLESKLTDSPVLVMDENGQFVIPILSGHVGGANEIARNISRLLDSTTPVITTATDVSIQFSIDVFAKKHDLAVANKDGIAKVSSKVLEKKKLSMAVSDAYASQVDVMIGKRCRETELQENKSVENERMPLLTLVPREYILGIGCRRDKEDEVLEAFVEKCLKEAGITWEQVRAIASIDRKKEEHAILALSHKKGIPFVVFDADTLMHIKGDFLPSAFVKEQVGVDNVCERAAIAAGKDGVRLVRRKQAENGMTLAIAKEEWRLTLYEE; encoded by the coding sequence ATGGAACTATGTATCATCAGTTTTACGCATAAAGGAAATGAACTTGCAAAGAGCATGAAAACGCGTTTCATAGAAAGCGCGATGCCGTATGAAATTTCTGTTTTTACCGCAAAAAAAGAAGTTTCTGATGCTGCCTATGTTACAGATTTAAAAGAGTGGGCAGGAGAATGCTTTTTAGCGAGAAAAGCAATTCTTTTTATCGGGGCATGTGGGATTGCGGTAAGAACGATTGCGCCTTTTTTAGAGTCGAAATTAACCGATAGTCCGGTGCTTGTCATGGATGAAAACGGACAGTTTGTCATTCCGATTTTATCCGGTCATGTCGGTGGCGCAAACGAGATTGCAAGGAATATTTCGAGATTGCTAGATTCAACTACGCCTGTCATTACAACTGCGACCGATGTCTCAATCCAGTTTTCCATCGATGTGTTTGCAAAGAAGCATGATTTGGCGGTGGCGAACAAAGACGGCATTGCAAAGGTTTCTTCGAAGGTGCTAGAGAAAAAGAAGCTTTCCATGGCGGTTTCGGATGCGTATGCATCCCAGGTGGATGTTATGATAGGAAAGCGTTGCAGGGAGACTGAATTACAAGAAAATAAATCGGTCGAAAATGAGAGGATGCCCCTTTTAACCCTTGTTCCAAGGGAATACATCCTTGGAATTGGCTGCCGGAGGGACAAAGAGGATGAGGTTTTAGAAGCATTTGTGGAGAAATGTTTAAAAGAAGCGGGCATTACCTGGGAGCAGGTTCGCGCAATTGCTTCTATCGACCGGAAAAAAGAGGAACATGCAATTCTTGCCCTGTCACATAAAAAGGGAATTCCGTTTGTCGTGTTTGATGCTGATACGCTTATGCACATCAAGGGTGATTTTTTGCCATCGGCTTTTGTAAAAGAGCAGGTCGGTGTGGATAATGTCTGCGAGAGAGCCGCAATCGCAGCCGGAAAAGATGGGGTAAGACTCGTCAGACGCAAACAGGCGGAAAATGGAATGACACTTGCAATTGCAAAGGAAGAATGGAGATTGACATTATATGAAGAATAA
- the cobM gene encoding precorrin-4 C(11)-methyltransferase, producing the protein MIHFVGAGCGAKDLITVRGMHQLEKADVIIYAGSLVNPELLSYAKKECEIYNSATMTLEEVLEVMEMAAAGGKDVVRLHTGEPSIYGAVREQMDALEEKGIPFDSTPGVSACFGAAASMNLEYTLPNISQSLIITRMEGRTAVPEKEQIESFAAHQCSMAIYLSTGVLEQLTKRLLAGGYKEDTPAALAYKVTWPDEEIYFCTVATLAKVAKEHNITKTALVLVGDAIAQKGYEKSRLYASDFSTEFRSAKKGTDV; encoded by the coding sequence ATGATACATTTTGTAGGAGCAGGGTGCGGTGCAAAGGATTTGATTACGGTGCGCGGGATGCACCAGTTAGAGAAGGCAGATGTCATTATTTATGCCGGTTCACTTGTGAATCCAGAGCTGCTTTCTTATGCCAAAAAAGAATGTGAAATCTATAACAGCGCAACGATGACGTTAGAGGAAGTGCTTGAGGTTATGGAAATGGCGGCAGCCGGGGGAAAAGATGTTGTAAGACTTCATACCGGAGAGCCAAGTATTTACGGAGCAGTAAGAGAGCAGATGGATGCATTGGAGGAAAAAGGGATTCCATTCGATTCCACACCTGGGGTAAGCGCATGTTTTGGTGCAGCGGCTTCCATGAATCTGGAATATACTTTGCCAAATATTTCACAATCTTTGATTATCACAAGAATGGAAGGCCGTACGGCTGTCCCGGAAAAAGAGCAGATTGAATCTTTTGCAGCACATCAGTGTTCGATGGCGATTTATTTAAGCACCGGAGTGTTAGAGCAGTTAACGAAAAGGCTGCTTGCAGGCGGATATAAGGAGGATACCCCGGCAGCACTTGCGTATAAGGTAACCTGGCCTGACGAGGAAATCTATTTTTGCACGGTGGCAACGCTCGCAAAGGTTGCGAAAGAGCACAATATTACAAAGACAGCCCTTGTTTTAGTGGGAGATGCGATTGCACAAAAAGGATATGAAAAGTCGCGTCTTTATGCAAGCGATTTTTCCACGGAGTTTCGCAGCGCAAAGAAAGGAACGGATGTGTGA
- the cbiD gene encoding cobalt-precorrin-5B (C(1))-methyltransferase CbiD, which yields MRFGFTTGSCAAAAAKAAAYMLLGGRKKEDITIETPKGIPFHAILEDIQREEEWVRCAVVKDGGDDPDVTTGAFVYATVSYGTGEGILIDGGAGVGRVTRPGLDQPVGNAAINSVPRQMIQKEVGEVCHFFDYQGALKVLIEVPQGEEIAKQTFNPRLGIVGGISILGTSGVVEPMSAQALLDTIRVELNQKKEEGTTIVAISPGNYGLDFMRETYGFDLDKSVKCSNFIGQTIDMVRELGFQKVLLTGHIGKMIKVSGGIMNTHSKEGDCRMELIAAAAIRAGASTSLLQAILDCISTEDAMNRIQKENLLEPVMEQVMEKIADHLNHRAMGSVQIECMVYSNEIGLLGKTKGAQSLLEELKKQQEENV from the coding sequence ATGCGTTTTGGATTTACAACCGGAAGCTGCGCCGCAGCGGCGGCAAAGGCGGCAGCGTATATGCTGCTTGGTGGACGAAAAAAAGAGGACATTACGATTGAGACACCAAAGGGAATCCCGTTTCATGCCATCTTAGAAGACATTCAAAGAGAGGAAGAGTGGGTGCGCTGTGCCGTTGTAAAGGACGGTGGCGATGACCCGGATGTTACGACAGGCGCATTCGTGTACGCAACGGTTTCCTATGGTACCGGAGAAGGCATCTTAATTGACGGTGGCGCTGGGGTTGGACGCGTGACAAGACCAGGGCTAGACCAGCCGGTCGGAAATGCGGCAATCAATTCCGTTCCACGACAGATGATTCAAAAAGAAGTGGGCGAGGTCTGCCATTTTTTTGATTATCAGGGCGCATTAAAGGTTCTCATTGAAGTGCCGCAAGGAGAAGAGATTGCCAAGCAGACGTTTAACCCAAGACTTGGAATCGTGGGCGGCATCTCGATTCTTGGGACAAGCGGCGTGGTGGAACCGATGAGTGCGCAGGCGCTTTTGGATACCATCCGGGTAGAATTGAATCAGAAAAAAGAGGAAGGAACTACAATTGTAGCGATATCACCTGGCAATTATGGACTAGATTTTATGCGGGAAACCTATGGCTTTGACTTAGATAAAAGTGTAAAATGCAGTAATTTCATTGGTCAGACGATTGATATGGTACGCGAGCTTGGCTTCCAAAAGGTTCTTTTGACCGGGCATATCGGGAAAATGATTAAGGTTTCCGGTGGTATCATGAACACGCATTCCAAGGAGGGCGACTGCCGGATGGAGTTAATTGCGGCGGCAGCAATCCGTGCGGGAGCATCCACTTCCTTGTTACAAGCGATTTTAGACTGCATCAGTACCGAGGATGCCATGAACCGGATTCAAAAAGAAAATTTGTTGGAACCGGTGATGGAGCAGGTCATGGAAAAGATTGCAGACCATTTAAATCATCGGGCAATGGGGAGTGTGCAAATCGAGTGCATGGTATATAGCAATGAAATCGGATTGCTGGGCAAGACAAAAGGTGCGCAAAGTTTGTTAGAAGAATTAAAAAAGCAGCAGGAGGAAAACGTATGA
- a CDS encoding precorrin-8X methylmutase produces the protein MDKIEFVLPGDIEKRSFEIISEELKERNIVLPESQELVTKRVIHTSADFEYAKTMTYSKDAVAIAKQLILDGADIVTDTNMALAGINKKILASFGGEAHCFMADEDVAKIAKERQVTRATVSMEKAAQLKKPVIFAVGNAPTALIELHKMMSEGVYRPAFIIGVPVGFVNVVSAKELIIKTDVPYIINRGRKGGSNVAAAICNAILYQLRR, from the coding sequence TTGGATAAGATAGAATTTGTGCTTCCGGGAGACATTGAAAAGCGAAGCTTTGAGATTATTTCGGAGGAGTTAAAAGAACGGAATATTGTGTTGCCAGAGAGCCAGGAACTTGTGACAAAACGTGTGATTCATACGAGTGCAGATTTTGAGTATGCCAAGACAATGACTTATTCAAAGGATGCGGTTGCCATCGCAAAACAGCTGATTTTAGACGGGGCAGACATTGTGACCGACACCAATATGGCACTTGCGGGAATCAACAAAAAGATTTTAGCGTCGTTCGGCGGGGAGGCGCACTGTTTTATGGCGGATGAAGATGTTGCCAAAATTGCAAAGGAGCGTCAGGTCACGAGAGCAACGGTTAGCATGGAAAAGGCGGCGCAGCTAAAGAAACCGGTCATTTTTGCGGTTGGGAATGCACCGACGGCTTTGATTGAACTTCATAAGATGATGAGCGAGGGTGTGTATCGCCCGGCATTTATCATCGGGGTTCCGGTTGGATTTGTCAATGTCGTTTCAGCAAAAGAGCTGATTATTAAGACGGATGTGCCATACATCATTAACCGAGGACGAAAAGGCGGCAGCAATGTTGCAGCGGCAATCTGCAACGCGATTTTGTATCAGTTAAGAAGATAA
- a CDS encoding pyridoxal phosphate-dependent aminotransferase: protein MNHGGDIYRNEVELDFSVNMNPLGIPQSVQNAMHEAVEHCIQYPDPKQEQLKDALAAYEKVPPDSILCGNGASELFLAIVHAIKPTQIVIPVPSFLGYEQAAQAVGAQIKFVPMRKEDGYQLSETFLEELTEETDFLFLANPNNPTGACVELSLLEKILEHCENLGIYVVLDECFLPFCVGAVQYETFFAKRKFAHLIRVRAFTKTFSIPGVRLGYSICENQTLLSRIQRQLPEWNVSVFAQMAGVAAVKETKFIEESKEVIQTERIWLKEQLEKLDCEVFNSETNYLLFKTKAPLYEALLKHKILIRDCSNYQGLGKDYYRIAVKTRQENERLIAVMREEMRVG from the coding sequence ATGAACCATGGAGGCGACATCTACCGGAATGAGGTGGAACTTGATTTTTCCGTGAATATGAATCCACTGGGCATTCCGCAGTCGGTTCAAAATGCGATGCATGAAGCAGTGGAACATTGTATACAGTATCCAGACCCAAAACAAGAGCAATTAAAAGATGCATTAGCAGCGTATGAAAAAGTTCCGCCGGACAGTATTCTGTGTGGAAACGGGGCATCCGAACTTTTCCTTGCGATTGTGCATGCGATAAAACCAACGCAGATTGTGATACCGGTGCCTTCTTTTTTGGGTTATGAGCAGGCGGCACAGGCGGTGGGAGCGCAGATAAAGTTTGTTCCGATGAGAAAAGAAGACGGATACCAGTTATCCGAGACTTTTTTAGAAGAACTGACGGAGGAGACGGATTTTCTTTTTCTTGCAAATCCGAATAACCCGACGGGGGCATGTGTCGAGCTTTCCCTTTTGGAAAAAATCTTAGAACATTGTGAAAATCTTGGAATTTATGTGGTGTTAGACGAGTGCTTCCTTCCATTTTGTGTGGGGGCAGTGCAGTATGAAACTTTTTTTGCAAAGAGAAAGTTTGCACATCTGATACGTGTCCGGGCGTTTACGAAAACATTTTCCATTCCGGGTGTACGGCTCGGCTATTCCATTTGTGAGAATCAGACACTGTTATCGCGGATACAAAGGCAGCTCCCAGAGTGGAACGTTTCCGTTTTTGCACAGATGGCAGGTGTTGCGGCGGTCAAGGAGACGAAGTTCATCGAAGAAAGCAAAGAGGTCATTCAAACGGAGCGCATCTGGTTAAAAGAGCAGTTAGAAAAATTAGATTGTGAAGTTTTTAACAGTGAGACGAACTATTTGCTTTTTAAGACAAAGGCGCCGCTTTATGAGGCATTATTGAAACATAAAATTTTAATCCGGGATTGCAGTAATTATCAGGGACTTGGAAAAGATTATTACCGCATTGCCGTAAAGACAAGGCAGGAAAATGAACGGCTGATTGCAGTGATGAGAGAGGAAATGAGAGTTGGATAA